Part of the Acidobacteriota bacterium genome, TCCTTTCCGCGGCGAGGAGAGTGGCGAGGGTGCATGGAGAGATGATCGTCTCCGCCAGACTCACCAGGGAGAAGGGGTTGATCGTAAGGCTTTCCTCTCTTCCCGCCGATGTCATCCTTGGCAGTGGGGAAGGGGTCAGGTTGGAGCGTCTATTTGGCATTTATCCTGAGCTCCTCCGTTTTCGGGCTCGGGTGGAGTATATAGATCTCCGCTTTTCCGGGGAGATCGTCATTAAAAGAAAGGGAAGTGAGGAGAGTAGTTGATGGCGATCAAAAAGGAGAAGTACTTAGTAGGGCTTGACATAGGCACTCATAAGGTATGCACCGTAATTGGCGAGGTCAACCAGATGGGCGAGGTGGAAGTGATTGGGGTGGGGATCACCGAATCTCAGGGACTTCGTCGGGGGGTGGTGGTGAACCTTGAGGCGGCGGTGAACACCATCAGGGCTTCGGTGGAGGAGGCGGAGCTTATGGCTGGCTTCGAGATAGAGGCGGCGTTTGTAGGAGTGGCTGGTGCCCATATCAAAGGGATAAACAGTAAAGGAGTGATCCCGGTTCCGGCTAAGGATCGGGTGATAACAAGGAACGATGTGAACCGGGTGCTTGAGGCAGCATCGGCTATATCGCTTCCCGGGGACAGGAAGATACTACATACCATCCCTCAGGAGTACATCGTGGACGGGCAGGAGGGGATACTTGACCCTGTTGGGATGTGCGGTACCAGGCTGGAGGCGAATGTCCACATCGTCACCGCCCTTACCACCTCGATCCAGAATGTGGCGAACTGCGTCAATCGGGCAGGGCTCGCTGTTGAGGGGACGATCCTCGAGCAGATCGCGGCGAGCGAGGCGGTATTAAGCCCCGATGAAAAGGAGCTCGGGGTAGCTATTATCGACATCGGTGGCGGTACCACCGATCTCGCCATCTTCCGTGGGGGAAGCATCTGTCATAGTGCGGTTCTCCCTTCGGCGGGGGATCATTTCACCCGGGATATAGCGGTTGGGATCAGAACCAATATCAAGGAGGCGGAGAGGATAAAGAAGGAGTACGGATGTGCTCATCCCTCATTGGTCAAGGAAGACGAGACATTCGAGGTTCCGGGGATCGGGGGGAGGAAACCGCGGGTGATCAGCCGGAAGTCATTGGTGGAGATAATCCAGCCCCGGGCTGAGGAGATAATGAACCTGGTCTCCCTGGAGATAAAGAGGGTCGGTTATCACCGCTCTCTAAATTCAGGGGTGGTCCTCACTGGTGGTGGGGCGCTCCTTCCGGGCATCCTCGAGGTCGCTGAGGAGGTGTTTCAGCTTCCGGTGCGCCTCGGGATGCCCCAGGGGGTATCGGGTTTAATAGATGTGGTGAAGAGCCCCATCTACTCTACCGCAGTGGGACTGATCCTTTATGGTAGGAAGCGCCGGGAAGGGGGTGAGGTTTCGCCTGCTCCCCGTCTTTGGGATCGGGTTCTTTCCCGGCTTAAAGGGCTTTTTTCGGAGATTTGATGAAGGAAATTAAGGGAAAAAGGAGGGAGTGTATATGAGAGGAAGAATGAAAGGAGATCCCGCCACCCCGAAGATCAATTTCGCCCTCGAGGAAAAGGAGGGGTATGAGGCGAGGATAAAGGTCATCGGGATCGGCGGGGGAGGAGGAAACGCAGTAAACAGGATGGTCTCCGCGGATATGCGGGGAATCGAGTTCATTGCGGTAAATACCGATCTTCAAGCACTTCGTGCTTCCAAAGCGGCGGTGAAGCTCCAGATAGGGGCTAAGCTCACCAAGGGATTGGGCACCGGTGGCAACCCCGAGATCGGCAAGCAATCCGCCCTCGAGGATACGGAGAAGATCATCGATATGCTTGAGGGGGCGGATATGGTATTCATCACCGCTGGCTTGGGTGGAGGAACCGGTACCGGAGCAGCGCCGGTCATCGCCAGCTTGGCAGCTGAACTTGGCGCCCTCACCGTGGCGGTGGTTACCAAACCGTTCTCCTTTGAAGGGAGACATCGGGCATTACAAGCGGAGCGTGGGCTTGCCGAACTCAAGGAGAGCGTGGACACGGTCATTACCATTCCCAACGACAAGCTGTTAGAGACCGTTGCCAAGGACACCCCACTTTGGGACGCCTTTCTGATAGCGGATGAGGTTTTAAGACAAGGCGTTCAGGGGATATCCGACCTCATCACCATCCCTGGCCTCATCAACCTCGATTTCGCCGATGTGAGGACGATTATGGAGGGGATGGGGATGGCGCTTATGGGCACCGGGGTAGCCTCCGGTGAAAACAGAGCGGTAGAGGCGGCGAGAAGGGCGATAAAGAGTCCCCTCCTCGAGGATATATCCATCGATGGCGCCCGGGGGGTGTTGATAAATGTAACTGGAGGCAGAAGTATCACCCTCCATGAGGTGAACGAGGCGCTTAATATCATCCATCAGGCAGCGGATCCCGAGGCGAACATCATCTTCGGCGCAGTCATAAACGAGAAGATGGAGGATGAGATAAAGATCACCGTCATCGCCACTGGCTTCGAACAGGCAGCAGAACTGGGAAAAAAGGCGGAGACGATAGATATCACCAGGGCATACCAGGGAGGAGGTAATCCCTTTTTCTCAGGCAACCCGGGCTCCTCAGGGGAGATGCCCCCGATGAGTTTCGGCGAGGAAAGCCCTGGTTTTGGCCTCAGGAGCAAGCGCGATCTGGAAACGCTCGATGTCCCTGCTTTCCTTCGGAAGCGGGCAAAGAGCAAGTAGATTTTGTTTTATCTCTCCTTTTTCCCTTTAAGATGGGGTATAATATAAATGACAGTCCTTTTTATTAAGCGGGTTCCTTGGGGCGAAAAGAGGGCCGTTCGATGAGCGTTAAGATAAAGATAAAGGTGGGAGACCTTTCTCTCGATGGTGAGCTTTATGATACGCCAAGCGGAAGGGCGATCCTCGATATCCTCCCTCTGGAGGCGGATGGGTTGAGTTGGGGGACGGAGATCTATTTTCCGATAAAGCTCGATCTACCACTCGAGGAGGATGCCCGGGAGAAGGTAAAGCCGGGGGAGCTCGGCTATTGGCCCCCAGGGAAAGCTTTCTGTCTCTTCTTCGGTAGCGGAGAGGGGGATGAGGAGTTCCAAGCTGCCTCCAAGGTGAACATCATTGGCAGGATAAAAGGGGATCCCAAGGTTTTAGCGAAGGTGGAGATACCGGCGAAGATAGTGATCAGCCGCGCCTGAGCCTTCTCGGTAAGTTATTCACTTCAAAAGAGGAGAAGTATTCGATCCCCCTAAGATAGCAGAAGGGGGTTATTTTTTGCCGATGAGGCGGTAGCTTTCAACCGGTTTTTTGAGCCCCCTGAGCTTCTTCTTACCCAAGGGTTCTAAGAGGAACCTGTCCTTGATTAGTTTATAGGTTTCCTCTCCCACCACTATCTCCCCTGGTGCTGCTACCTCCTCCTCAAGGCGGGAGGCGATATTGACCGGGGTTCCGAGAACGGTGTAATCTATCCTCTTCGGCGAGCCGATATCTCCGGCGATCACCTTTCCCGTATTTATCCCTATCCTTATGGCGAGCTCAACCTCCATATCGCCTTTCTCGTTGAGTTCTTTTACCTTTTCCTGCATCTCAAGTGCTACCTCAGCTGCCCTTATCGCGTGGTCGGGCTGGGGGAAGGGAGCACCGAATACAGCCATAATGGCATCGCCTATATACTTGTCCAGGGTTCCCTGATAATGGAAGACGACCTCGGTCATCAAGGAGAAATAGCGGTTCAGAAGGAGGGCGACCTCGTGAGGGGGCATCTGCTCGGTGAAGGCGGAAAAGCCAGCGATGTCGGAGAAAAGGATGGTTGCCTCCCGTTCCGTCGCTGCCAGCTCGTAGTGAGTGGTTTTCTCAAGCGAGCTTATTATCCGGTTTACCACCTGCGGTGAGTGGTAACGTTCCAGCTTGCTTCTTACTTTCATCTCCTGCTTTACCTTCTCCGTGAGCTGTGCTCGCTGAATGGCTACCGCCGCATAATTGGCTAACGAACTCAGGAGCTCCAGATCATCGCTGGTGAAGACATTTTTCTCCATCGCGCTGTCGATATGGATCAATCCTATGACCTCGTCCTTATTCCATAGGGGAACGCACATCGCAGAACGGATGCCGTGGATGCGGATGCTTGCCGCCTTGTCGAACCGGGAGTCTGTCTGGGCGTCGGCGGTGAGGATGGCTACCTTCTCCTTGAGTACCTTGTCCGCCATCGTCTTGCTGATGGTGATCTCCCCCTTCTTCCCTTCACGATGCCTCGTCACCTTGGGGATAAGCCGTTTTCCCTCCTCATCGTAGAGCATCAGGAAACCACGATCGGCAGGGAGGTAGGTAAAGACGAGGTCCATCACCGCGTTCAATATCTTCTCCAGGGAGTCGAGGGAGATGAGCGCCTTTGCCACCTGGGAGAGGATACTGAAGAAGGCGCTTTTTTTCTCTTCAGGTGGTGCTTTCTTTGGGACCGGGGTGACAGCTTCTTCTTTGAAGGAGGGGAAGAGCTCGGAGAGGGGTTTGATGATCGTTCCCTCCTCGATTAGCATCCTCTCCTCGGAGAGGACGACCTTATCGGTAGGGAGCTTCAGGAAGTTCAAGGGGAATCTCCCAAGGTGTATCTGATCCCCATCCCTCAGCTCGGTTTCGGATATGATCGTCCCGTTCACCTTGGTGCCGTTTCTACTCATCAGGTCCACTATCCGCGCTTTCTCCCCTTCTATAATGATCTTGGCGTGGAATCGGGATATCCCCACATCGTGGAGCACGATGTCGTTTTCCCCAGAGCGACCGAGAGTCGTTACCTTCTTCTTCAGAGGGTAGGTATAATTCTTCCCCCCTTCCCGATAGGTTAAAGCGTACATTCTATCTTTACCTTTGAATAGAATTTATCAAATTTCTTGTAAATATGTCAAGCCAAATCGGTAAGAGCCCCAATAGGGGTTGACAAGTTGGTTTTTGTCACTATAATAAAGAGCTTCATTAGGAGGAGAGATGAGTAAAGGGGAGAGAAAGATAGTCGCCATAACTACCCTTTCCCATGGCTTAACCCATATGTATATTATGCTCTTCATCGCCACCAATATATTGATGGCAAAGGAGTTTGGACTCTCCCTCCTCCGGATAGGTATGGTGGGAACCGCCGCCTACTTTCTCTTTGGTTTCGGCTCTCTTCCGGCTGGTTTCCTCGCTGACAAGATCGGAGGAAGAAGGGTTCTCTTCCTCGCCTTAGCGGGGCAGGCGGTCGCTTCGTTTATGGTTGGTATGTCCCGTGGGGTCCTCTCCCTTCTCCTCGGGATGATGCTCCTCGGCACCTTTGCCAGTTTCTATCATCCCTCGGGATTGGCTCTTATCTCCCACAGCGTGCGGGCGAGGGAACGGGCGCTTGGCTACCACGGTATGGGGGGAAACCTGGGAATGGCGCTTTCCCCTTTGATCGCCGGCGTTATCGGTGCTAAGCTCGGCTGGCGTTGGGTTTACCTTCTGTTTGCTATTCCAGGAGCGGTTGCCGCTTTTCTTATCTGGCATACTTGTATCAAGGGGAGGGAGCGTATCTTCCTGGACCCGCCGAAGGCGAAGGGTGGAGAGAGCATAAAGGCGTTTCTTCCCTACCTTATCCCTATTTACATCGTTCAGGTGTTAGGGGGACTGATAAACAATGGGAGCTTTGTCTTTCTCCCTAAGTATTTTGCTGATAGACTCGGCTTCAGACTGGGAGGAGAGAGCTTGATGTTCGGCAATTTCGTCACCTCGGGAGCCCTTCTCATCGGAATGGTGGGACAGTATATGAGCGGACATCTTTCTTCCTTGTTTAAGTCGGAGCGAGTTCTTCCCGCTACCCTTCTCCTTTCAACCCCGTTTCTGTTTATCGCGGGATTCAGTAGAGGGGCGCTTCTCGTTATAGCCCTTTCCCTTTTCTCCCTTACCCATTTCGCCTTTCAGCCGGCGGGGAATACCCTCATCGCCAAGTATTCACCCGTTGGGGCGAGGAGCAGGTGCTATGCTGTGGGATTGGTCCTTGGCTTCGGGATGGGTTCTACCGCCTCTACCTTAGCGGGCTATATCTCTGATAATTTTGGAATGAACTGGATTTATCCAGTGATGGGGGGGTTTTCCTTCCTCGCTTT contains:
- the ftsA gene encoding cell division protein FtsA, encoding MAIKKEKYLVGLDIGTHKVCTVIGEVNQMGEVEVIGVGITESQGLRRGVVVNLEAAVNTIRASVEEAELMAGFEIEAAFVGVAGAHIKGINSKGVIPVPAKDRVITRNDVNRVLEAASAISLPGDRKILHTIPQEYIVDGQEGILDPVGMCGTRLEANVHIVTALTTSIQNVANCVNRAGLAVEGTILEQIAASEAVLSPDEKELGVAIIDIGGGTTDLAIFRGGSICHSAVLPSAGDHFTRDIAVGIRTNIKEAERIKKEYGCAHPSLVKEDETFEVPGIGGRKPRVISRKSLVEIIQPRAEEIMNLVSLEIKRVGYHRSLNSGVVLTGGGALLPGILEVAEEVFQLPVRLGMPQGVSGLIDVVKSPIYSTAVGLILYGRKRREGGEVSPAPRLWDRVLSRLKGLFSEI
- the ftsZ gene encoding cell division protein FtsZ is translated as MKGDPATPKINFALEEKEGYEARIKVIGIGGGGGNAVNRMVSADMRGIEFIAVNTDLQALRASKAAVKLQIGAKLTKGLGTGGNPEIGKQSALEDTEKIIDMLEGADMVFITAGLGGGTGTGAAPVIASLAAELGALTVAVVTKPFSFEGRHRALQAERGLAELKESVDTVITIPNDKLLETVAKDTPLWDAFLIADEVLRQGVQGISDLITIPGLINLDFADVRTIMEGMGMALMGTGVASGENRAVEAARRAIKSPLLEDISIDGARGVLINVTGGRSITLHEVNEALNIIHQAADPEANIIFGAVINEKMEDEIKITVIATGFEQAAELGKKAETIDITRAYQGGGNPFFSGNPGSSGEMPPMSFGEESPGFGLRSKRDLETLDVPAFLRKRAKSK
- a CDS encoding GAF domain-containing protein, with the translated sequence MYALTYREGGKNYTYPLKKKVTTLGRSGENDIVLHDVGISRFHAKIIIEGEKARIVDLMSRNGTKVNGTIISETELRDGDQIHLGRFPLNFLKLPTDKVVLSEERMLIEEGTIIKPLSELFPSFKEEAVTPVPKKAPPEEKKSAFFSILSQVAKALISLDSLEKILNAVMDLVFTYLPADRGFLMLYDEEGKRLIPKVTRHREGKKGEITISKTMADKVLKEKVAILTADAQTDSRFDKAASIRIHGIRSAMCVPLWNKDEVIGLIHIDSAMEKNVFTSDDLELLSSLANYAAVAIQRAQLTEKVKQEMKVRSKLERYHSPQVVNRIISSLEKTTHYELAATEREATILFSDIAGFSAFTEQMPPHEVALLLNRYFSLMTEVVFHYQGTLDKYIGDAIMAVFGAPFPQPDHAIRAAEVALEMQEKVKELNEKGDMEVELAIRIGINTGKVIAGDIGSPKRIDYTVLGTPVNIASRLEEEVAAPGEIVVGEETYKLIKDRFLLEPLGKKKLRGLKKPVESYRLIGKK
- a CDS encoding MFS transporter, with the protein product MSKGERKIVAITTLSHGLTHMYIMLFIATNILMAKEFGLSLLRIGMVGTAAYFLFGFGSLPAGFLADKIGGRRVLFLALAGQAVASFMVGMSRGVLSLLLGMMLLGTFASFYHPSGLALISHSVRARERALGYHGMGGNLGMALSPLIAGVIGAKLGWRWVYLLFAIPGAVAAFLIWHTCIKGRERIFLDPPKAKGGESIKAFLPYLIPIYIVQVLGGLINNGSFVFLPKYFADRLGFRLGGESLMFGNFVTSGALLIGMVGQYMSGHLSSLFKSERVLPATLLLSTPFLFIAGFSRGALLVIALSLFSLTHFAFQPAGNTLIAKYSPVGARSRCYAVGLVLGFGMGSTASTLAGYISDNFGMNWIYPVMGGFSFLAFISGYVLYQVAKRRGRI